A window of Sebastes umbrosus isolate fSebUmb1 chromosome 3, fSebUmb1.pri, whole genome shotgun sequence contains these coding sequences:
- the lgals2b gene encoding lectin, galactoside-binding, soluble, 2b, producing MKVKDMTFKEGQEFKIRIKPKDDCESFAINIGHDSENIAMHFNPRFDHCGDTNTIVFNHLSGGDWGDEHREGNFPFTRGEECKFHINFNSEQFYIKLPDGSMLNFPNRLGDVKYKYFDVSGSARIVGIKIK from the exons ATG AAAGTCAAGGACATGACATTCAAGGAGGGGCAAGAGTTCAAGATCCGCATCAAGCCCAAGGACGACTGCGAATC CTTTGCCATCAACATCGGtcatgattctgaaaacatcgcGATGCACTTCAACCCCCGTTTCGACCACTGCGGCGATACCAACACCATCGTCTTCAATCACTTGTCCGGGGGAGACTGGGGTGACGAGCACCGTGAGGGGAACTTCCCCTTCACGCGTGGAGAGGAATGCAAG TTTCACATCAACTTCAACAGCGAGCAGTTTTACATCAAGCTTCCTGATGGCTCCATGCTGAACTTCCCCAACCGACTGGGAGAtgtcaagtacaagtacttcgaCGTCAGCGGCAGCGCCAGGATCGTCGGCATCAAGATCAAGTAG